From a single Miscanthus floridulus cultivar M001 chromosome 8, ASM1932011v1, whole genome shotgun sequence genomic region:
- the LOC136478039 gene encoding dihydropyrimidine dehydrogenase (NADP(+)), chloroplastic-like — MESLTLRASIAAAAAASPLQQRRLPGRQRATYVRAMASASAAGEPDLSVRVNGLQMPNPFVIGSGPPGTNYTVMKRAFDEGWGGVIAKTVSLDAEKVINVTPRYAKLRAEPNGAAMGRIIGWQNIELISDRPLETMLNEFKQLKKEYPDRILIGSIMEEYNKAAWHELIERVEESGVDALEINFSCPHGMPERKMGAAVGQDCDLLEEVCGWINEKATVPVWAKMTPNITDITQPARVSLKSGCEGVSAINTIMSVMGINLKTLRPEPCVEGYSTPGGYSARAVHPIALAKVMQIARMMKEEFADGQSLSAIGGVETGNDAAEFILLGADTVQVCTGVMMHGYPLVKKLCAELQGFMREHNFSSIEEFRGASLPYFTTHTDLVHRQQEAIKQRKAIKKGLQSDKDWTGDGFVKETESMVSN; from the exons ATGGAATCGCTGACGCTTCGCGCCTCgattgcggcggcggcggccgcctctCCGCTGCAGCAACGCCGGCTCCCCGGGCGGCAGCGCGCGACGTACGTCCGCGCCATGGCCTCCGCGTCCGCCGCCGGCGAGCCGGACCTCTCGGTGCGCGTGAACGGGCTGCAGATGCCCAACCCGTTCGTGATCGGGTCGGGGCCACCGGGCACCAACTACACCGTCATGAAGCGCGCCTTCGACGAGGGCTGGGGCGGCGTCATCGCCAAGACT GTGTCTTTGGAtgctgaaaaagttatcaacgTTACTCCTCGTTATGCAAAGCTTCGGGCAGAACCAAATGGGGCTGCCATGGGGCGCATCATTGGATGGCAGAACATTGAACTCATCAGTGACAGGCCTCTGGAGACCATGCTGAATGAGTTCAAGCAGTTGAAGAAAGAGTATCCTGACAGGATACTCATCGGCTCAATTATGGAGGAGTACAACAAAGCTGCATGGCATGAGCTTATCGAACGTGTTGAAGAGTCTGGAGTG GATGCTCTTGAGATTAATTTCTCATGTCCACATGGCATGCCAGAGAGAAAAATGGGTGCTGCTGTGGGGCAAGACTGTGATTTGCTAGAGGAAGTTTGTGGTTGGATTAATGAGAAGGCCACTGTCCCTGTTTGGGCAAAGATGACTCCTAACATTACAGATATTACACAG CCTGCAAGAGTATCTCTTAAGTCTGGATGTGAAGGAGTTTCTGCAATTAACACAATTATGAGCGTAATGGGGATTAATCTCAAAACGTTGCGTCCGGAACCTTGCGTGGAAGG GTATTCTACACCTGGGGGTTATTCTGCAAGAGCTGTGCACCCTATAGCACTTGCTAAAGTCATGCAGATAGCAAGGATGATGAAAGAAGAATTTGCTGATGGACAGTCTCTCTCTGCCATTGGTGGTGTGGAGACTGGCAATGATGCTGCTGAGTTTATTCTTCTTGGTGCTGATACAGTACAG GTATGTACCGGTGTAATGATGCATGGTTATCCTCTTGTGAAGAAGCTTTGTGCTGAGTTACAGGGTTTCATGAGAGAACACAACTTTTCATCGATTGAAGAGTTCCGAGG GGCCTCGCTTCCGTACTTCACGACGCACACAGATTTGGTTCACCGGCAACAAGAGGCGATCAAGCAAAGGAAGGCCATCAAGAAGGGCCTTCAATCAGACAAGGACTGGACAGGCGATGGGTTCGTCAAGGAGACCGAAAGCATGGTATCCAACTGA
- the LOC136478042 gene encoding nicastrin-like isoform X1 — translation MAAGSAASLVAAAICLALAVPGDGATLESVPDLVKAMYLNIESFPCVRLLNLSGEIGCSNPGSEKVIAPIVRFRKGSDQFIQPSTILLPLDQMSDFFLRYMVSNDPELHQKVAGVLIESNGVNNDLQELSPDRKFPQDDFAPYSNHSHDWNPAGSGIMWNRYNFPVFLLSEESTKTVQKISEKNEKTGNGYRANVAEFDLVMQTTKAQTHDSASCLKEQSCLPLGGHSVWASLPPLKNGSTEHQKPLILAIASQDSASFFRDRSLGSDSPISGLIALLTAIDALSHIHDLSNLKKQLVFAVFNGEAWGYLGSRKFLQELDEGAASVNGISSLMIDQVVEIGSVGKAILEEYPSFYVHAEGNSSASKKILDALQSASKSLGSDNVKVKQAASSNPGVPPSSLMSFIRKNTSTSGVVLEDFDSHFSNRFYHSYLDNPVNINSSSIAAAAALVARSLYILASDDSVVDLITLNTIKVNVSLVEELIGCLLTCNPGLSCGLVKRFISPSNSCPSHYVGVFLDDPSGTQFPSYADDTSRFVWNFLADRTSNLAGNKSSCTGKCGDEGEVCVGAEVEGGGRCVVSTTRYVPAYSTRVKFEDNAWHVLPANSSDPMGAADPVWTESYWNTIGLRVYAVQDSAYDWLILLAGLIITAASYCAVHFGRTYISKVVKRD, via the exons atggcggccggctCCGCGGCGTCCCTCGTCGCGGCCGCCATCTGCCTCGCCCTCGCcgtccctg GAGATGGTGCCACGTTGGAATCAGTTCCGGACCTCGTGAAGGCAATGTACCTAAACATTGAAAGCTTCCCTTGTGTGAGGCTGCTGAATCTTTCTGGTGAAATTGGCTGTTCTA ATCCTGGAAGTGAAAAGGTCATTGCACCGATTGTAAGATTCAGAAAAGGCAGTGATCAATTTATTCAACCATCCACTATTCTCCTTCCCTTAGATCAGATGTCAGATTTCTTTCTGAGGTACAT GGTATCCAATGATCCAGAACTTCACCAGAAGGTGGCTGGTGTATTGATTGAGTcaaatggtgtcaacaatgacTTACAAG AGCTGTCGCCTGATAGAAAATTTCCACAAGATGATTTTGCACCCTACTCAAATCACAGCCATGATTGGAATCCTGCT GGATCAGGTATCATGTGGAACAGATATAATTTCCCTGTATTTCTACTTTCAGAAGAGAGTACAAAGACTGTTCAAAAG ATTTCAGAAAAAAATGAGAAGACTGGCAATGGATATAGAGCAAATGTTGCAGAATTCGACCTTGTTATGCAG ACAACCAAAGCTCAAACACATGATTCAGCATCCTGCCTCAAAGAACAATCATGCTTGCCCTTAGGAGGACACAG TGTATGGGCTTCATTACCGCCACTTAAAAATGGATCTACAGAGCATCAGAAACCTTTAATATTGGCTATTGCATCCCAAGACTCTGCATCCTTTTTTCGGGACCGTAGTCTTGGTTCAGATTCTCCCATATCT GGATTGATTGCCTTGCTCACTGCTATTGATGCTCTTTCTCACATTCATGATTTAAGCAACCTTAAGAaacag CTTGTGTTCGCTGTTTTTAATGGTGAGGCCTGGGGTTATCTTGGTAGTCGGAAATTCTTACAGGAATTAGATGAAGGTGCTGCTTCTGTGAATGGAATTAGTAGCTTAATGATTGACCAG GTAGTGGAGATTGGTTCTGTTGGCAAGGCTATACTTGAGGAATATCCATCGTTTTATGTGCATGCTGAAGGG AATTCATCAGCTTCAAAGAAAATATTAGATGCACTGCAAAGCGCCAGCAAATCGCTTGGTTCTGATAATGTTAAAGTAAAACAAGCAGCTTCATCAAATCCTGGTGTTCCACCATCTTCATTAATGTCATTCATAAGGAAG AATACGTCAACTTCTGGAGTTGTGTTGGAGGATTTTGATTCCCACTTTTCCAACAGATTTTATCATAGCTATCTGGATAACCCTG TAAACATCAATTCCTCGTCAATAGCTGCAGCTGCTGCTTTGGTTGCCAGGTCGCTGTATATTCTTGCTAGTGATGACTCAGTTGTCGATCTCATAACACTAAACACTATAAAAGTGAATGTTTCGTTGGTCGAAGAACTCATTGGATGTCTGCTTACTTGCAATCCTGGTCTTTCTTGTGGCCTTGTGAAAAGATTCATTTCTCCAAGCAATTCCTGCCCAAGTCATTATGTTGGTGTTTTTCTGGATGACCCTTCTGGCACACAGTTTCCTTCATACGCAGATGACACGTCTCGGTTTGTATGGAACTTCTTGGCAGACAGAACTTCTAATTTAGCGGGCAATAAAAGCTCATGTACTGGAAAGTGTGGTGATGAAGGTGAAGTATGTGTAGGGGCAGAGGTGGAGGGTGGAGGTAGATGTGTTGTATCTACAACCAG GTATGTCCCTGCATATTCAACTCGGGTGAAATTTGAGGACAATGCATGGCACGTTCTTCCAGCAAACTCGTCAGATCCAATGGGTGCTGCAGATCCTGTGTGGACTGAAAGCTACTGGAACACTATTGGCCTCAGGGTCTACGCAGTGCAAGATTCAGCTTACGATTGGCTTATTCTTCTTGCCGGGCTCATTATCACTGCTGCATCTTATTGCGCTGTACACTTTGGCAGAACATACATTTCAAAGGTGGTGAAGCGTGACTGA
- the LOC136478042 gene encoding nicastrin-like isoform X2: MAAGSAASLVAAAICLALAVPGDGATLESVPDLVKAMYLNIESFPCVRLLNLSGEIGCSNPGSEKVIAPIVRFRKGSDQFIQPSTILLPLDQMSDFFLRVSNDPELHQKVAGVLIESNGVNNDLQELSPDRKFPQDDFAPYSNHSHDWNPAGSGIMWNRYNFPVFLLSEESTKTVQKISEKNEKTGNGYRANVAEFDLVMQTTKAQTHDSASCLKEQSCLPLGGHSVWASLPPLKNGSTEHQKPLILAIASQDSASFFRDRSLGSDSPISGLIALLTAIDALSHIHDLSNLKKQLVFAVFNGEAWGYLGSRKFLQELDEGAASVNGISSLMIDQVVEIGSVGKAILEEYPSFYVHAEGNSSASKKILDALQSASKSLGSDNVKVKQAASSNPGVPPSSLMSFIRKNTSTSGVVLEDFDSHFSNRFYHSYLDNPVNINSSSIAAAAALVARSLYILASDDSVVDLITLNTIKVNVSLVEELIGCLLTCNPGLSCGLVKRFISPSNSCPSHYVGVFLDDPSGTQFPSYADDTSRFVWNFLADRTSNLAGNKSSCTGKCGDEGEVCVGAEVEGGGRCVVSTTRYVPAYSTRVKFEDNAWHVLPANSSDPMGAADPVWTESYWNTIGLRVYAVQDSAYDWLILLAGLIITAASYCAVHFGRTYISKVVKRD, translated from the exons atggcggccggctCCGCGGCGTCCCTCGTCGCGGCCGCCATCTGCCTCGCCCTCGCcgtccctg GAGATGGTGCCACGTTGGAATCAGTTCCGGACCTCGTGAAGGCAATGTACCTAAACATTGAAAGCTTCCCTTGTGTGAGGCTGCTGAATCTTTCTGGTGAAATTGGCTGTTCTA ATCCTGGAAGTGAAAAGGTCATTGCACCGATTGTAAGATTCAGAAAAGGCAGTGATCAATTTATTCAACCATCCACTATTCTCCTTCCCTTAGATCAGATGTCAGATTTCTTTCTGAG GGTATCCAATGATCCAGAACTTCACCAGAAGGTGGCTGGTGTATTGATTGAGTcaaatggtgtcaacaatgacTTACAAG AGCTGTCGCCTGATAGAAAATTTCCACAAGATGATTTTGCACCCTACTCAAATCACAGCCATGATTGGAATCCTGCT GGATCAGGTATCATGTGGAACAGATATAATTTCCCTGTATTTCTACTTTCAGAAGAGAGTACAAAGACTGTTCAAAAG ATTTCAGAAAAAAATGAGAAGACTGGCAATGGATATAGAGCAAATGTTGCAGAATTCGACCTTGTTATGCAG ACAACCAAAGCTCAAACACATGATTCAGCATCCTGCCTCAAAGAACAATCATGCTTGCCCTTAGGAGGACACAG TGTATGGGCTTCATTACCGCCACTTAAAAATGGATCTACAGAGCATCAGAAACCTTTAATATTGGCTATTGCATCCCAAGACTCTGCATCCTTTTTTCGGGACCGTAGTCTTGGTTCAGATTCTCCCATATCT GGATTGATTGCCTTGCTCACTGCTATTGATGCTCTTTCTCACATTCATGATTTAAGCAACCTTAAGAaacag CTTGTGTTCGCTGTTTTTAATGGTGAGGCCTGGGGTTATCTTGGTAGTCGGAAATTCTTACAGGAATTAGATGAAGGTGCTGCTTCTGTGAATGGAATTAGTAGCTTAATGATTGACCAG GTAGTGGAGATTGGTTCTGTTGGCAAGGCTATACTTGAGGAATATCCATCGTTTTATGTGCATGCTGAAGGG AATTCATCAGCTTCAAAGAAAATATTAGATGCACTGCAAAGCGCCAGCAAATCGCTTGGTTCTGATAATGTTAAAGTAAAACAAGCAGCTTCATCAAATCCTGGTGTTCCACCATCTTCATTAATGTCATTCATAAGGAAG AATACGTCAACTTCTGGAGTTGTGTTGGAGGATTTTGATTCCCACTTTTCCAACAGATTTTATCATAGCTATCTGGATAACCCTG TAAACATCAATTCCTCGTCAATAGCTGCAGCTGCTGCTTTGGTTGCCAGGTCGCTGTATATTCTTGCTAGTGATGACTCAGTTGTCGATCTCATAACACTAAACACTATAAAAGTGAATGTTTCGTTGGTCGAAGAACTCATTGGATGTCTGCTTACTTGCAATCCTGGTCTTTCTTGTGGCCTTGTGAAAAGATTCATTTCTCCAAGCAATTCCTGCCCAAGTCATTATGTTGGTGTTTTTCTGGATGACCCTTCTGGCACACAGTTTCCTTCATACGCAGATGACACGTCTCGGTTTGTATGGAACTTCTTGGCAGACAGAACTTCTAATTTAGCGGGCAATAAAAGCTCATGTACTGGAAAGTGTGGTGATGAAGGTGAAGTATGTGTAGGGGCAGAGGTGGAGGGTGGAGGTAGATGTGTTGTATCTACAACCAG GTATGTCCCTGCATATTCAACTCGGGTGAAATTTGAGGACAATGCATGGCACGTTCTTCCAGCAAACTCGTCAGATCCAATGGGTGCTGCAGATCCTGTGTGGACTGAAAGCTACTGGAACACTATTGGCCTCAGGGTCTACGCAGTGCAAGATTCAGCTTACGATTGGCTTATTCTTCTTGCCGGGCTCATTATCACTGCTGCATCTTATTGCGCTGTACACTTTGGCAGAACATACATTTCAAAGGTGGTGAAGCGTGACTGA